A window of Magallana gigas chromosome 8, xbMagGiga1.1, whole genome shotgun sequence genomic DNA:
ttgttgcaGAGAGGAGGGAAAGACACCTCTCAGTCTGAGGAGAGTGAGGGTTCTGTGGTGGACAGTGAAGCAGAGAGTGTTGCAGAGTCCAGGGTCACACGGAGGTCAGCTGcaggtaaaaaaaatcagaaccGTTAACTGAAAACAAAAGGGACCTTCCCCGGGGGGATCAAATGTCAACACTCAGTGGGGTAACTGATTAGCCAGTCTGCCAATTTCTCTAAGATGCATGTAGTGGTTTCCCCCAGAGCTTAAATTAATCCTTGATGTGACCcattgatttgatttaaataggTCATATAGTTTAAAAGTCTGCTCAGACTGCTGTGTTAATTGAATAGGTCACATAGTTAGGCGTGTTATTAATGGTATTTTTCACAGTTTGTCGGACAGAGATGTTTATTTTCTATGACAGTGTTTCATATGGAAGTTTATATTTGACTGTTCACCCCCAGAgagttttgatttaattttaatttgtatacaAACATGATTTTTCTTCTTGAGATCTATGAAAGGCCATGGTttgtatatatcattattatattcATAGAAGTTAAGTATTTACGAATTGACTAAGTTGTTTTCAAGCCTGTTATGTGTACTATATCAAAAGTCAATTTATGTGCATTTATTTGTATTCTTTTTAGCAAAATAAATTGTCACTATcatgtaaacaattttgaacCATTTTTCATGCCATAGGTAGATTTAGACTTGCATAGAAAATGACATTTAATTAGCATGTACATAATACCTACCTGGTAATTACTTTCACAACAAGTTTTAAACCAATTGCCAAATGTAGCAGTATTGAACATCTGTCTGGTTTGTCTGATCCTGTAGGTCAGAACTATATTTTTAGGTCATTTGCAACTGGTATTATATCTCAGTAGCATTATCACTTAACTTTTAGACCAATAGACTATTGTTTTCTAAGACAGAGGTCTCTGAATTAAAGGAAGCCTGGAGAAAGGTCTCTTCGAAATAATAATCCTTTAATTTGTCAATTCTCAGTGATTCATAAAAAACCTGAACAAGCTGTTTGTATGACACatggttttaattatttatatcatcTACAGGCCTGAATTCTCCACATCCAGTGGCACCACcaaagaagaaaagaaagaagaatCTCTCGGAGTCCTTATCAGAATCAGAAAGTGAACCACCTGTCCCCAAATCCAGTCGAGGCAAGACGGCCAGTGCGACCAAAAACAAGAGCAAGACAAACAGTTCTCGCTCTAGTGGTAATTCTAGTGACTCTGACCGGGCAATCAGTGATAGCCCAGGCAAGGGAAAATCAGACTCCGGTAAAAACAGTCGCGGAAAGGACAGTCGCAGGAGTGGGATAAGTGAAAGAACTGTGACGCCCAGAGGAAAGTTTCCCACACCCTCAAGACAAGGGAAGTCTTCTAAAAAACAGACAATGGAGTCCTCTTCAGAGGACGGCCTAATGTCCATGTGGACAGAGAAAAGGGCCACCCCTAACATGGACTATAATGAGAGTAATGCAAAGTGTCCGCTCCCCGGTTGTGATTCTAAAGGTAAGTGATCAAAAAAGAGTTCCTTATTCATGTTAGTAAAACATGTATCTATAACCAGTAATTACATGGACAAGTTGATAAGGAATTGAATGGGaaaatgatctattaaaaaaaagaatggagGGGTTGGGAgagaaaaatttgaattttcagttTTAGGTTAATCTTTTGTAATAGGAATTCTCATAAAAAAGGGATTGACTTGTAAAAATTCTATGTTTGCTGTGTTTTGATGGGGTTTTGTTTGGCAAATGTGCTAATTTAACTTCTTGTACAGGGCTCACACTGGCTCAATATTTTGTGTCGCAACCTTTCGCgtgataaatcattttttctatCATAGTGTTTATCACCATACTAGAATAGTAGTTTTagatcttacatgtatattatagcATACCCCAAACTAccattttgttattaaattatattataaatatttatagaattatgtaattaattatgGATCTATATGGTTGTGAATATTGACATCTTGTGACAAGTATAGggcttttttaaatcttttaagaaaattagtaTTATACAGATTTTATCTTCTAATTTGTTACAATGTATAATCAATAATACGTCAGAAATTTATTCTTTCTTATTTTTCCAAGGTCATTTAACTGGAAGACATGAGACCCACAGAACACTAGCGTCGTGTCCCCTCTATCACAACACTTCAGCCGATGAATGCAAGGTATCCATGGTTATTGGAACTTGttaacaagcttatcttttaaagcTAGTGCAGttgattattatgataaataataatggAAAAAACAGTATATGAAAGTGTTGGGTAGtcttttaatttctaattgATTCTAATAtctattttcattgtttttctcAGCCATACAGTATCATTGTTATTCATTGCAAGAATGTAAAATCAAAAGTACCTTGTAGTTTTATGACCCAAAGTGTGTTCTTAATTACTGAAATAGTTTTAATATtatgtgaaaaataaatattgtttgtggcgtaattgtgaaaatagtacATTTTCAAGTCATGTTGCAAAATTTACACAATGCAGGATATTAAAACGTAAATTCCTGTTCATGATTCTGAGCATGCATATTTTCAGCGAAATGAATAAAAGATAACATGCTAATGCAAGATCATGAATCACATGTCTCAGTGTCTGAccttatttgtttttgttgaaatagaaaaaatatgatgaccGCCAGAAGCAGCAGGAAGAAAAGGATAAAACCCAGGAGACAACTACGGGAAAGAGAGATATGAGACGATTGGTAGGGCACTAAATCGCaacatttatttgtaaactaattatctatttctttataaaacacTTGGTATTCCTATTGATTTTAGATAGTCCTTTTATTACTTAACTctagataattttaaaactcaCTTGAATAATATTTTATGCTGTGTGACATATGAATTATGGATGTTGTTCATCAGGAAATGTTCTGGTTTCTTATGTTTTGGAAATCTTTAGGAATGAGTTTTAAATTGTATAGTTTACCGGTAGTTACcagtaaatcaaaaatattgaaaaattctaaaaaaaaaacatgaaacaggtctgattttaaataatatgcATCATTTATCCTATGATGGgaaattaaatcattgaagTTAAAATCATACCTGCTTTCCAGGTTCAGACCAATGAGCAGAAAGAAAAAGTGCGAGCAGTACGAGACGAGAGGAAGAAATTCAAAGAGATTCCTGACGACCTGAGAAAGAAACACCGTGCACACAAGGAGAACTTTGAGCGAGCCAGGGAACCACTGCTCCAGGGTCTGGCGTCCAAGAGCGATCTGAAGCTGTTCAAGGAAGCCCAGGCGAAGGCCTGTGAAGTACTGGTAAGAGCAAGTTCTGTGACAGTTTATTATGGagtcattttgaatttatgtagGCAAAGTTAAGTcatttttgaaatcaatttacAACTTTCATTGGGAAATTATTTCagaggaaatatttttttagagtaAATAATTACACTTGTATTAACCATTGaaagtacaatgtatattataattaatatatatttatagggACTTTGTGGGGACATTTGCTCACCTAATCAATGGATTTTGATTCCCTATCTGAAATTTGTTGATTTCATATTGATTCCTTGATTTTTCAAAGAGTATTTGTACTTGATTTTTTAAGGAATTGAAAACAGGCTTTACTGAAAGAGATAACAATAATCTGTgtgcttttaaaaatttagcgataaaaatcttattgcacattcactaataaaatcatttattatattcTGTTTACTCGTCCAATCCAAAAATGATCTGAATTAATTTACAAAATCAGACACAGATTTGTCTTCCTAAGTTTATGCATACAAGTAATCTTATTTGAATTCAGAATAAATTGTAATGACCATAAATTTCTACAGGAGCATGAGATTACTACCCACTACTCCAGGAATGACCTGCAGGAGTACAGGATCAAAAAGCTGGAGATCGGCCGCTTCGAAATGTCCACATGGTATTCCAGCCCATACCCTGAAGAGTATGCCCGCTTGCCCAAAATCTACCTGTGCGAGTTCTGTCTCAAGTACATGAAGACCTCCACGATTCTCAGGAGACACATGGTAGGTGTAACATAAATGCGTAAACATGTTCTCATATTGGTATGCGGGttgttaaagaattttttttttggagtttGTGAATTAAatggaattaaattttttcttttctttttttttaaggcaAAATGTGTATGGAGACATCCACCAGGGGATGAAATCtacagaaacaaaaatatttctatgtttGAAGTAGATGGAAAAAGAAACAAGGTAGAAACAACAATACTCTTTTcatacaaaagtaaaaaaataagataatatTATACAGTTTGGTCCAAAGTTAGCAAAATTTCTTGGATTGTATGATGCCAtttgggtatagtccactaatgcattttccataggcggtaatgttaacgtcatggttcatagctccggccctaatttttcgttcagcaacgagggacctcttgaatgaaagctcatcaaattgtctctttcctgttaaaatttcgtggtttgaagtcagattcgttttccggcaaaatgcgtctgtattgaaaaactctgaaaatgaaagtaaaagtagggaatttctcagttttgaaaagggtgtacatcaaacaatttcatttcttttcttcaaatgataattcaattttgacacttgttttgaaaattgcaaatcctcttttctgacatgtgtcaagcactCTGATTTAAAaggtcccaataaatgtatatacactctgcaagtacaaggattattttgcttaaaggcattactttgttgtcctaccgattctaaaaatagttagagggatatacccattTGGTGATCTTATTAGTTTGCAAGTCTGCAGATTTATACTAATTAAGATATGTACTTCTGTAGGTTTACTGTCAGAACCTCTGCTTACTGGCCAAGCTGTTCCTAGACCACAAAACTCTGTATTTTGATGTGGAACCGTTCTTGTTTTACGTCATGACGGAGAATGACAATCATGGGTGTCATATAATCGGCTACTTCTCCAAGGTAAGCAAAATGTGGATTTCTCTCTGCATCATTTTCCTTTTGAAAGTTTCATTGTTTACATAGACATTTAAGCATGTCGTATGTTACTATTTGCTTTAaacaacagttttattttttcttaaacaggAGAAGAATAGTTTCTTGAACTACAATGTGTCCTGTATATTGACATTGCCCCAGTACATGAGGCAGGGTTATGGAAAAATGTTGATCGACTTCAGTGagtgtttattgataatttttttatagtatAAGATATAATGTATAGCATACTATATAGTTtgctttaatcaattaaaaatgatttacaacTCTTACAATCTAcagtgtatatgtatattatatcaaggtgatgcatttattttttgttttattatccttcttttttttttctcggaACCGAAATGCATTTTACCTCTAATTGCAATCAGATTAATGCAGCAGATTAAGATATACtcatttgtataaacatgtattcattaaactttttaaataaattgcttTCAATTTATTCATATCAAGCATGGCAcccattgctaaatgttgtattcaaattataatgGACTATTTAGGAGAATACCAGTTGTAATTGATCATAAATTGATTATAACAGATTGTTatttattcctttaaaatgtataaatgatTAATGATCAGTTTATATAATAACtgaagtttttattttacaaataaagcTAAGTAtttaattgtaatttgtttGCGATTTTGTAGGTTATTTATTAAGTAAAACAGAGAACAAGATAGGCTCGCCCGAGCGACCATTGTCTGACCTGGGTCTCATCAGCTACAGGAGTTACTGGAAGGACGTGCTGCTGGGGTACCTCCACAAGTACCAGGGCAAGGAAATCTGTATCAAAGGTAGGAAGGGGCCCACAGGACGAGTGAAtggaatactgtaaattcctaattaaatgcgaagaattaatatctgcgtaaaatcgGGAGAAGCCTGTCACGCGagttttaaaatctcacttttagattttgaacatatgtaaactacatgaaactatgctaaaattcgcgattttatgttcttgtgatttgatggaaaacagttaaatcgcagaattaagcactcacgtaaaataaggaatctacagtatgtatTTTGGTTCTCTGAAAGTTCAGCTCTCATGATATTTGCATCATTTTAAGTCTTGTAGATATGTGGGTTTTTTCCTTTAATCAGATTAGcttttatgatatgaatttcTAATGTTAATCTTGTAGATGTGAGCCAGGAGACGGCCATTAATGCTAACGACATTGTCAGCACTCTGCAGGCCCTGGGCATGCTCAAGTACTGGAAGGGCAAACATTTAGTACTTAAGAGACAggtaattctattttttttaaattaaacatacCAAAAACTAGCTCTGTTGTCCTAACAGTGCCAGATCGTGGTATGTGATTCCTGTGAAAATAAGTGCTAGATTTATGAACAGTCTcttgtttatatatcatttagttttaaatcaaaacaataagatctcatatgaatataaatacataaaaaccAGGTTTGTTATTCATGTATCAGTTCAATAGATGATTTGTTGTGCTCAGATAAATATTATAAGTCCTCAGTACAACTGATAACCCATTACAATTTGTCCTCTAGGATCTGATCGAAGATTTCTTGGAGAAGAAGGCCAAGAGACCCACAGACAATAGAGCCATTGATTCAAACTGTTTGAAGTGGATACCCCACAATAAACGGACCGCACCACAACAAGCGTAGTGATGAAGGACTCTGGATGGAGGAGAGGTTTCATAGATGAAGCCAGCTGTGCCATGTTATCTTTGCTTTTATTATGTTGTTACTAAAGACAAGCTCATTTGTGATCTCAAGTCTCAATTTTCCACCATAATTCCTATTGttaaagtgagactgagatcaaaagtgagctcgtctaagttttatggccacTGGGGCCAGTTCAGTTACCTGTACattgcatattgttaaaatattgtgtaaatatttgtatatactgtacatactgtaaattcattAGTTTTAGtctttagagaaaaaaaaatagagattgcttttcatttgtttaaagaaCCTGTAATGTATTGACTTGCAAGGCGTGTGAACACTTTGTCCGATTTCTCCTGCTGGTACACATGTTTTTGTGTAGCAGTGTAAGGTAAAATGTTCGTCTTTATGTAAGAGGGACAATGCTTGCTGTGTTCAGTAATATAAACAGAGTTATGCATGTACCGGTCTACAAAGTGAGGCTGAACTCCCATGCACGCGATTTGATTTTAGATTGTGTACAGTTATTTCATGTACACTGTATTACAAAGTGAAATTTTAATATGACTGAACAGAAGTGTATtgagttaaaatgaaaatttaatgctGAACAAAATTAGGATGAGTGCAATTATGAGGATTTTTGATTTCAAGTACCAGAAGATTTACCGGTAtatgtttgtatatatatatataaaatactttttatccCATGCCAGGATACGATGTCATAGAATTGTAGTTTGAATAACTACATtgatttcaaaagttgtttaaaatgttttctctttttaaattttaattttttaagtttacataaaaagtgtatcaatattttaatagCTATAACAAAGTCCTTAAAAGTTGCtatataaatgataatcaaTGCAGActttgaaagtatttaaatctCATTTTTTGAACATCATGTGTATGTTTCTTTGTTATGGTTAATAAActgggtgggttttttttttacactgaaAGAATGAGTAGTAATATTCCAGTACTTCTTTCTTTTGCAATATGAACAATTTTGTAACTGGGAATTACTTTGGAATTTTAGTGAGTCATTGAATGTATATAGAcgtacattgtacatgcatcTACAGACATTTGTTCAATGTTCTTGtgataaaaagtaatatttattACATTCTTCAGTCTTCATTATAAATGTGAGTAGTATACCATTTCGTTGAAAATGTACTTGTTGTTACATAGAGTTGATTGTAACTGTAGTGTAAAACCCTGTCCCTATTTCTTTTCCAAAGTTActgaattatcatttttaataaagtggTTTTTATAAGTAACCcttgtttgttttgtattttcttttaagGGAGAATCTGACTTTGAATATTAACATTTGTAGAATTCATTTTATAAGATCAGCAGTTTACAAACACATTATAAACGTATATTTTTGTCTTGTAGTGTAAACATGTAATAAACAGTACAAGATTAGAAGTTGCATATGGTAATTAATTCATTTAGAAGCTATAGAGAGAAAAAACGATGTTGCATGAAGAGTTTTATCTTGTAGGATTTCAAAATCATTGCCGTTTAGAAAGacattattaacaaacaaaaaaattaagccGATTTAGAATTGAACCAGCCCTACTGCTAGCTGCTCTATTCTTCTGTCCACAACACCAAGTTGTGGTTCGAGGCACCTTGATAATATTAATGTTTTCCATGACCCATTTAGCATTAAAGCCTGTTGTGATCAAACGATATCACAAGATGCAGTATCCATcaaagtttggtgaagataatTAAAGACCAGTTAAAGCTTTTGACATGGCTATCAAGGGTACCTGCTtcaaaaccttaacctcctcccgCATCTTAAGTTTTTGACTGAGACTAGATTTCGTTCACAGgcacttggttttttttttaaataaaagtttacctAAGAGTGAACTTTTATTGCTGAACTCCGTTAATGAGTCAATATTCATGTAAGTGGAACATTTAACAACAGTTTTCAGTGGTTGAACCAAATTACGCATCCTCGAAACTGTAAATACAAAACCAACAGAAATAtagaaccaatgtaaacaatgcagaCACTTAGCATCGCTTTTAAAAGTTggttgaagggggggggggggcagactgatccaaaaaaaatcttgacaaaaaaaaataataaaaatgaaaagggAAATTAGCAAACGGGGAAATTCTAATCCATTGCGGAGGAGCGCTGTGAGTGCGTACAATGTATGCTTTGTaaattcaatttcactgttattaatttccttattttcacttCAGTTTCttacatgctcccaaaaaagTAGGAAGAGGGAGGGGCAACTCCATtgtaattcaattttctataaGCAAATTTGCCCCTCCCCCtaatataaatgtaatgtaATCGTACATGTGTAttgttgtttataaaatttaatacaaaaatccATGTAAAACAGATGATAACATTGGACATCCAATAAGATTGTTCGTGTGACAAaagatgaaattttaaaaaaaaaaggaaaaaataaaccCCAGACATTTAACTTACATAACCAGTGCATTCTTCGAAAAACCCAACCTTCGCCGAGTTTTTAAACGAGCGTTTGGCATACTTTAATGCAAAAGGGAAAGTGAGAATGGAATATTTCATTAACTTTGCACGTCTATTCGTAGGAACTACTCTATTgcttatttaaaaattactgaaggatttttttattttatacccAAACGACAATCATCTTTGTGTGAAAACTTCCTCGACGATGTCCCGGTCAAAAGTAAGGCAAATGAATGCGTTgtatatttttagctcacctgagctgaaagttcaagtgagcttttctgatcattttttgtccggcgtcagtctgtccgtccgtctgtctgactgtctgtctgtaaactttttacatttttgacttcttctccagaaccacaggGCCGATTTCATCAAATTGTGAACAAAGCGTCATTGGGTGAAggatttgttaaaataaagggccacgcctttctttcaaggggagataattggaaattattgaaaatttgttggtatttgtcaaaaatcttcttctcaaaaaccattcggCTAGAAAAGCTGAATTTTGCaaggaagcattctcagatagggtatagattcaagtttgctcaaatcatgatccccgggaaTAGGATGGGGACACAATGGGGACACAAAGGGAGATgtatagagaattttttttttaattcttcctctttaaaccaattggccagaaaagctgaaacttgtgtggaagcatcctcagaaagtgtaatttcaagtttcttcaaataatGATCTTAGGGGATAGGGCCACAATTttgggtcgaatttttacaagGACTAtataatagagaaaaatcttaacaaatattcttttgaaaaatattatgtcTAGAAAAGCTGTATCTTAAGTGAAAGCAACTTAAGATAGTGCGCGTGGATTCAAATTGGTCAAGATCTTAACCTTCACTGGTAGAGTTTGGACGCATTAGGTAGGGGGGCAATTTTACAATGGAAAACATGTTCAATTAcgatattaaaaaattcaaaggttttaatatatggttttacttatacaTGAATGCAAGCATTctgacatattgttgattcttgAAAATTGTTCAGACTCTAGCCCCTGGagaattcttgttttttttatcccaTATATCAACAATTGTTTAAGAACTTCAGAATTTTCTTCAGAACTGTAATGCTCAATATGCCTATAAAATCATCCCGATACTAAAGGGATTCaataataaacataagaatatcctttggattttttttttgaaaatctactTATACAGGATCTATTACACTtcattgtcaagatattttgtatatgactccacAAAGCTAATTATATAAcgtctattgttgctcaggtgagcaatgtggcccacaGGCCTCTTGTGGGCAAAACCAGCTTATTGAACGAAAAGGTCAAAAGAATGTTAAACGTGAAAGCAATTTCGAACAATCAGATGTGTTTATATAGTATCAATGCTCCATGTGTCGTAGTCCAAATTcaggattttattttaattttatgcatgTATGCACCATATagatttttctttgtaaaagattttttgaaGAGTGAATTTCAGAATTCTTGATATCACCATTATATTCTCAAAAGACGAGGTGACCAGAAAGTAccagctatatacatgtacatgtttggaAAATTATTTTGCTGATCGAACTTTATAACAGAAGAAAAGTCGCTTGTTAGTTGAGACATATATTACGTGCGAGTTGACGGTGATCCAATGcgcattttgataattttaaattcttatctTATGATCGTTGCAACAATAGCAAAACAAAAAGTCTGATTAAGTTTCCACCAATAAAGCTGTGTTTACACAGGCAACACGTAGCAACTCTTATATC
This region includes:
- the LOC105329923 gene encoding histone acetyltransferase KAT7, with amino-acid sequence MTKRKRGGKDTSQSEESEGSVVDSEAESVAESRVTRRSAAGLNSPHPVAPPKKKRKKNLSESLSESESEPPVPKSSRGKTASATKNKSKTNSSRSSGNSSDSDRAISDSPGKGKSDSGKNSRGKDSRRSGISERTVTPRGKFPTPSRQGKSSKKQTMESSSEDGLMSMWTEKRATPNMDYNESNAKCPLPGCDSKGHLTGRHETHRTLASCPLYHNTSADECKKKYDDRQKQQEEKDKTQETTTGKRDMRRLVQTNEQKEKVRAVRDERKKFKEIPDDLRKKHRAHKENFERAREPLLQGLASKSDLKLFKEAQAKACEVLEHEITTHYSRNDLQEYRIKKLEIGRFEMSTWYSSPYPEEYARLPKIYLCEFCLKYMKTSTILRRHMAKCVWRHPPGDEIYRNKNISMFEVDGKRNKVYCQNLCLLAKLFLDHKTLYFDVEPFLFYVMTENDNHGCHIIGYFSKEKNSFLNYNVSCILTLPQYMRQGYGKMLIDFSYLLSKTENKIGSPERPLSDLGLISYRSYWKDVLLGYLHKYQGKEICIKDVSQETAINANDIVSTLQALGMLKYWKGKHLVLKRQDLIEDFLEKKAKRPTDNRAIDSNCLKWIPHNKRTAPQQA